The proteins below are encoded in one region of Ostrea edulis chromosome 3, xbOstEdul1.1, whole genome shotgun sequence:
- the LOC130053263 gene encoding uncharacterized protein LOC130053263 isoform X2 yields MRPTTISTHIPSPTSMFPVQTTSKSGASKDPLGCDYPNNRGCPVTHTEFNGKCFLISDTPIDFISGKLYCAHHCSLISEDFSSVIRQVIRFSREQLHDQSTSVYIGVQDKNQDGHFTWISSGSPAFPPQTPRQGKYCATLNIDSMRPTAVTCTEMYYVLCEAFYRS; encoded by the exons ATGCGACCGACCACAATATCAACACACATTCCGAGCCCGACGTCTATGTTTCCTGTACAAACCACATCCAAATCAGGAGCCAGTAAAGATCCACTGG GTTGTGACTATCCAAACAACCGTGGATGTCCGGTAACACACACTGAATTTAATGGGAAGTGTTTCCTGATATCCGATACCCCCATAGATTTTATTTCTGGCAAG CTTTACTGCGCTCACCATTGCTCTCTGATTTCTGAAGACTTCAGTTCTGTTATACGACAAGTAATCAGATTCAGCAGGGAACAGCTACACG ATCAGTCAACCAGTGTATATATCGGAGTTCAGGACAAGAATCAAGATGGTCATTTTACTTGGATTTCATCCGGGTCACCAGCGTTCCCGCCTCAAACTCCACGACAGGGGAAATATTGCGCCACGTTAAACATCGACTCCATGCGTCCAACAGCTGTGACATGTACAGAAATGTATTATGTTCTCTGTGAGGCATTCTATAGGTCATGA